In Methanobacterium paludis, the following proteins share a genomic window:
- the ribB gene encoding 3,4-dihydroxy-2-butanone-4-phosphate synthase, with the protein MIDEALKALKNGEIVLVFDDDNRERETDMIVAAEFMTPEHMSTIRNDAGGLVCTPLSAQNSDALGIPFMTDIMDIASKKYPALGELTPNDIPYDEKSAFSITVNHRSSFTGITDNDRAMTIKELALLCKNGKQAEFGKYFRAPGHVTLLRAAEGHVLNRRGHTEMCIALTEMCGLTEVAVCCEMMDDVTGNSMQTKDTKKYAEEHGLAFLSGAEVVEAYHEFLDSK; encoded by the coding sequence ATGATAGACGAAGCACTGAAGGCATTAAAAAACGGAGAAATCGTTTTAGTATTCGACGACGATAACAGAGAAAGGGAAACTGATATGATCGTTGCTGCAGAGTTCATGACACCAGAGCACATGTCAACCATTAGAAACGATGCAGGAGGACTTGTTTGTACCCCTTTATCTGCTCAAAATTCTGATGCTCTTGGAATTCCCTTTATGACAGATATAATGGATATTGCAAGCAAGAAGTATCCTGCTCTGGGAGAATTAACCCCCAACGACATACCCTACGATGAAAAATCAGCATTTTCAATAACAGTTAACCACAGAAGCAGTTTCACGGGAATAACAGACAACGACAGGGCCATGACCATAAAAGAGCTTGCATTACTCTGTAAAAATGGCAAACAAGCCGAATTTGGCAAATATTTCCGTGCCCCAGGACATGTAACACTCTTAAGAGCTGCTGAAGGTCATGTTCTAAACAGGAGAGGCCATACAGAGATGTGTATCGCCTTGACAGAGATGTGCGGCCTTACAGAAGTTGCTGTGTGCTGTGAAATGATGGACGATGTTACAGGTAACTCAATGCAGACCAAGGACACCAAAAAATATGCTGAAGAACATGGTCTCGCTTTCTTAAGCGGTGCAGAAGTTGTAGAAGCTTACCATGAGTTTCTAGATTCTAAGTAA
- the gatA gene encoding Asp-tRNA(Asn)/Glu-tRNA(Gln) amidotransferase subunit GatA, translating to MKVSDKSESIKNHEITALENIQNSLYKIEKDNSSINAFLEVKEGEAIELAEKIDSRIKNGEKVGKLAGLVIGVKSNINVEDFHINAASHTLENYLGSYDATVVKRIKEEDGIIVGMTNMDEFAAGSSTETSYFGHTENPAAPGRIPGGSSGGSAAAVAAGMCDLSIGSDTGGSIRNPASHCGVMGFKPTYGAVSRQGLLDLSMSFDQIGPFSQDASGIATMLDVIAGYDPTECTTIDWKVPSFVDAVGETQKSQTPLKGMKLGIVKQFLEVSDDKIVNIIEGSLDKMRDMGAEIVELSFDQIDLCLPTYYLINYVEFFSATRKYDGRKYGYRIEESCGEEVLRRIHMGSYISQKELSGKYYKKALQARSLIRKEMNKLLDGVDAIVGPTVPKLPHKIGTSLEPMEMYAYDVLTVIANLAGIPAASTPAGNVGGVPVGLQIQAKPLDDVKILEIMAAFEQGEL from the coding sequence ATGAAAGTTTCAGATAAGTCAGAATCAATTAAAAATCATGAAATCACGGCATTAGAGAATATTCAAAATTCTCTTTATAAAATAGAGAAGGATAATTCCAGTATAAACGCCTTTTTAGAGGTAAAAGAAGGGGAAGCCATTGAACTTGCCGAGAAAATAGACTCCAGAATAAAAAATGGTGAAAAGGTTGGAAAACTTGCAGGCTTGGTCATAGGAGTGAAAAGCAACATAAATGTGGAGGACTTCCATATAAATGCAGCCTCTCACACCCTTGAAAATTACCTTGGAAGCTACGACGCCACAGTCGTAAAGAGAATAAAGGAAGAAGATGGAATAATCGTTGGCATGACCAACATGGATGAATTTGCAGCAGGAAGCTCCACAGAAACCTCTTACTTCGGACACACCGAGAACCCTGCAGCACCAGGCAGAATCCCTGGAGGTTCAAGCGGAGGTAGCGCAGCTGCAGTGGCTGCAGGCATGTGTGACTTGAGCATAGGTTCTGACACAGGAGGTTCCATAAGAAACCCAGCATCACACTGCGGGGTTATGGGATTTAAACCTACCTACGGTGCAGTTTCAAGGCAGGGTCTTTTGGACCTTTCAATGAGTTTTGATCAGATAGGACCATTCTCACAGGATGCAAGCGGAATTGCCACCATGCTTGATGTTATTGCAGGATACGACCCAACAGAGTGCACAACAATTGACTGGAAGGTCCCAAGTTTCGTGGATGCTGTTGGTGAAACCCAGAAATCCCAAACTCCACTAAAAGGAATGAAGTTGGGGATAGTAAAACAGTTCCTTGAGGTATCCGATGACAAGATCGTCAATATAATTGAAGGATCGCTCGATAAAATGAGGGACATGGGTGCAGAAATAGTTGAATTAAGCTTCGATCAAATTGATTTATGCTTACCTACCTACTACCTGATAAACTACGTTGAGTTTTTCTCAGCGACCCGTAAGTACGACGGCAGAAAGTATGGCTACAGGATCGAGGAATCCTGCGGTGAAGAGGTACTTCGAAGGATCCACATGGGTTCTTACATAAGTCAGAAGGAGTTAAGTGGAAAGTATTACAAAAAAGCTCTCCAAGCAAGGTCTTTAATTAGAAAGGAGATGAACAAGCTCCTTGATGGTGTGGATGCCATAGTTGGGCCAACAGTTCCAAAACTACCCCACAAAATTGGAACATCACTGGAACCAATGGAAATGTACGCCTATGATGTTCTAACCGTCATAGCAAACCTTGCAGGAATCCCAGCAGCCAGCACTCCTGCTGGAAATGTTGGGGGAGTGCCTGTCGGACTTCAAATACAGGCCAAACCACTCGATGATGTTAAGATCCTTGAGATAATGGCGGCTTTTGAACAAGGGGAGTTATAA
- a CDS encoding DUF120 domain-containing protein, with translation MEIKGIIVSGMGKGTYFMSQAIYRDEFEKKLNFKPFVGTLNVGVDSNGIRTINQIPQEKFSIINGQGKFGDVKFVKANLNNKIEGALVFPMKTKHPNDVLEFIAEKNLRNTLKLEDGDFVTIKVEGLE, from the coding sequence ATGGAGATTAAAGGAATTATAGTTTCAGGAATGGGAAAAGGTACATATTTCATGTCACAGGCAATTTATAGGGACGAGTTCGAGAAAAAACTCAATTTCAAACCCTTTGTAGGAACCCTCAACGTTGGAGTAGATTCCAACGGCATCAGGACAATAAACCAGATTCCACAGGAAAAATTCAGTATCATCAATGGACAGGGCAAATTTGGAGATGTTAAATTTGTAAAAGCCAATTTAAACAATAAAATTGAAGGCGCCCTGGTTTTTCCTATGAAAACCAAACATCCTAACGATGTTCTTGAATTTATAGCGGAAAAGAATCTTAGAAACACTTTAAAACTTGAAGACGGCGATTTTGTAACCATAAAAGTTGAGGGCCTTGAATAG
- a CDS encoding AAA family ATPase, translated as MKKIGFLYVKGALPGFEDFGKLPTHLVKNNGLVNGNKAHKELDGLIIPGGSIIESQSVGEDLKREILKMESEGKFIFGMCSGFQLLANKTDIGRKSPCPIEKEGLKLLDVSFSPMIGTDRVEAGVVDGSFLTDGMIGQKVTGFHCHTYGKITGDAKPILRSMVKRTDYTDNQRKILSGVRNDEGNVVGVMVHGALDYNPALVQNILNFIDADEKDVSDIQSANKNLLNEIKGEIGIGTGISPDCNFQGPLKSVKAAESTGNIMNVDRISTLNGISTLDRTSTVDPNPETPKAIMMVATGSDSGKTFLTTGIVGVLRKRGYRICVLKVGPDIRDIVPSLYLSKEKMETFSSIKIGGLGWKNIEDILKDIKSQGYDLIIVEGVMSVFTGLLNEKTPFSSAEIAKASNMPVMLVSACNKGGIETAAVDIVGHVEMMDKIGLKIRGVILNKVYDEKIAESAASFIRKRTGLDFVGAVPKVKLTERGNVPEVEIKLEEFCFNAIKTVEKYLDVDEIVSMAEKPEFGGYSSYKTILDTFS; from the coding sequence ATGAAAAAAATAGGATTTCTTTACGTAAAAGGAGCTTTACCTGGATTTGAAGATTTTGGGAAGCTGCCAACACATCTCGTTAAAAACAATGGCCTTGTAAATGGTAACAAAGCCCATAAGGAATTGGACGGTCTGATAATTCCAGGCGGCAGCATAATAGAATCCCAAAGTGTTGGTGAGGATTTAAAGCGTGAGATACTGAAGATGGAATCAGAAGGCAAATTCATCTTTGGAATGTGCTCAGGGTTCCAGTTACTTGCAAACAAGACAGATATCGGCAGAAAATCTCCATGTCCCATTGAAAAAGAAGGTTTAAAACTTCTTGACGTTTCTTTCAGCCCAATGATAGGTACAGACAGGGTTGAAGCTGGAGTGGTTGACGGTTCCTTTTTAACAGATGGAATGATTGGCCAGAAGGTAACAGGTTTTCACTGCCACACCTACGGCAAGATCACTGGAGATGCCAAACCCATTCTTCGATCCATGGTTAAAAGAACAGATTACACAGATAACCAGCGAAAGATACTTTCAGGTGTTCGAAACGATGAAGGTAACGTTGTAGGGGTCATGGTTCATGGGGCACTAGATTATAATCCTGCATTGGTTCAAAACATCTTAAATTTCATTGATGCGGATGAGAAGGATGTTTCAGATATTCAAAGTGCAAATAAAAATCTTTTAAACGAAATAAAAGGTGAAATTGGTATAGGTACTGGTATCAGTCCGGATTGTAATTTTCAGGGCCCTTTAAAGAGTGTAAAGGCTGCAGAAAGTACGGGAAATATCATGAATGTAGATCGAATCAGTACTTTGAATGGAATCAGTACTTTAGATCGAACCAGTACTGTAGATCCAAATCCTGAAACTCCCAAGGCCATAATGATGGTAGCTACAGGATCAGATTCTGGTAAAACATTCCTCACAACGGGAATTGTGGGAGTTTTAAGGAAAAGAGGTTACAGGATCTGTGTTTTGAAGGTTGGGCCTGATATAAGGGATATAGTGCCGTCGCTTTACCTCAGCAAGGAAAAAATGGAGACATTCTCATCCATAAAAATCGGGGGGCTGGGCTGGAAGAACATCGAAGACATCCTAAAAGATATCAAATCCCAGGGATACGACCTTATTATTGTTGAAGGGGTTATGAGTGTATTCACTGGATTGTTAAACGAGAAAACACCCTTTTCATCTGCAGAAATTGCAAAGGCCTCAAACATGCCAGTTATGCTTGTATCTGCGTGTAACAAGGGCGGGATTGAAACTGCAGCTGTAGATATCGTTGGTCACGTTGAAATGATGGATAAAATAGGGTTAAAAATTAGGGGCGTCATTTTGAACAAGGTCTATGATGAAAAAATAGCAGAATCTGCAGCTTCTTTTATAAGAAAAAGGACTGGACTGGATTTTGTTGGGGCGGTGCCGAAGGTCAAGCTCACAGAGAGGGGCAACGTACCTGAGGTTGAGATAAAACTTGAGGAATTCTGTTTCAACGCCATAAAAACCGTTGAAAAATATCTTGATGTGGATGAGATAGTTTCAATGGCCGAAAAACCTGAATTTGGGGGCTATTCAAGTTATAAAACTATTCTGGATACCTTTTCATGA
- a CDS encoding DUF1624 domain-containing protein, whose amino-acid sequence MNLEERFWEVDLLRGFAIVMMITYHMIYDLTYFGAYDFNIYSGFLWYFARITAFIFIFLVGVSLKLSYSRSEELHLYTRDRDLFVKYLKRGLKIFVLGLGITMVTWIFIRGDFIIFGVLHFIGIAIILEALLIKRGYTNLLVGVVLVAAGLYLQNFTFDFNWLLWLGFIPQNLQTVDYFPLLPWLGVVSLGLFSGGILYKNYKRRFKIPNLSRFYPTRLFCFLGRNSLLIYLVHQPILIIILYFLGVLKLGYLF is encoded by the coding sequence ATGAATCTGGAAGAAAGATTTTGGGAAGTAGATTTACTGCGCGGATTCGCCATCGTAATGATGATCACATACCACATGATCTATGATCTGACCTACTTTGGTGCATATGATTTTAACATATATTCTGGATTTTTATGGTATTTTGCACGTATTACAGCATTTATCTTCATATTTCTTGTGGGGGTTTCCCTGAAACTTAGCTATTCAAGGTCAGAAGAGTTGCATCTTTACACCAGAGACAGGGATTTATTTGTGAAATACCTGAAGCGGGGTCTTAAAATATTTGTTCTGGGCCTTGGAATAACCATGGTGACCTGGATATTCATAAGGGGAGACTTTATAATATTTGGGGTTCTGCACTTCATTGGAATAGCCATAATCCTGGAAGCTCTCCTTATAAAAAGGGGTTACACCAACCTTTTGGTGGGGGTGGTGTTGGTGGCTGCAGGATTGTACCTTCAAAATTTCACATTCGATTTCAACTGGCTTTTGTGGCTTGGATTTATACCTCAAAACCTTCAAACAGTTGACTATTTCCCTCTCCTTCCATGGCTGGGTGTGGTTTCTCTGGGGCTTTTTTCTGGAGGAATTCTGTATAAAAACTACAAAAGAAGGTTTAAAATTCCAAATCTATCCCGATTTTACCCAACGCGTTTGTTCTGTTTTCTGGGCCGAAATTCCCTTTTAATTTATCTGGTGCATCAACCAATTTTGATAATTATTCTTTATTTTTTGGGAGTTTTGAAGTTGGGCTACCTATTTTAA